One Paenibacillus urinalis DNA segment encodes these proteins:
- a CDS encoding ArsR/SmtB family transcription factor has translation MSGIVTTSDLSLAADRLKLLGDKTRLTMMLLLQEREWCVCEFVDIFEMSQPAISQHIRKLKSLDLVKETRRSQWIYYSLHVEDKPYIQAVLQNLPHAQQILTELNKQGLQSSCIGGK, from the coding sequence ATGAGTGGAATTGTAACCACATCTGATTTATCTCTCGCTGCGGATCGTTTGAAGCTTCTAGGAGATAAGACAAGACTTACGATGATGTTGCTTTTACAAGAACGCGAATGGTGCGTATGCGAATTTGTGGATATCTTTGAAATGTCTCAGCCGGCGATAAGTCAGCATATCCGGAAGCTGAAATCCCTGGATCTTGTAAAAGAAACGAGAAGAAGTCAGTGGATTTACTATTCGTTGCATGTGGAGGACAAACCGTATATTCAGGCTGTTCTGCAAAATTTACCTCATGCTCAGCAAATTCTGACGGAGCTTAATAAACAGGGATTACAATCTTCTTGTATCGGAGGAAAATAA
- a CDS encoding ArsR/SmtB family transcription factor — MTIDATFLASYEAKFKALADQKRLLIINKLCQHEEVCVCDLVEKMEIPQSKLSYHLKILLDAGFILKETRGTWSYYRLNQSEINKVLSPELCCIFTKPNRTTDQTTC, encoded by the coding sequence ATGACGATAGACGCGACATTCTTGGCCAGTTATGAGGCCAAATTTAAAGCATTAGCGGATCAGAAGCGACTTCTCATTATCAATAAACTTTGTCAGCATGAAGAAGTTTGCGTTTGTGATCTTGTAGAAAAGATGGAAATACCTCAGTCCAAGCTCTCCTATCACCTTAAGATACTTCTAGATGCCGGATTCATACTCAAAGAAACAAGAGGTACTTGGAGCTATTACAGGCTAAATCAAAGTGAAATCAATAAAGTACTGTCTCCGGAATTGTGCTGTATATTTACAAAACCGAATCGTACAACCGATCAAACCACATGCTAA
- the trxB gene encoding thioredoxin-disulfide reductase produces MYKSVIIGTGPAGYTAAIYLARANLNPLIIEGLQPGGQLTTTTEIENFPGFPEGIMGPELMDNMRKQAERFGAEFKSGFVSEVDFSQRPFKLKIDGQPEIEAESVIISTGASARYLGIPNEQEYVGRGVSTCATCDGFFFRGKKIIVVGGGDSAMEEANFLTRFASEVVLVHRRDDLRASKIMQDRARSNPKITFALNRTPVEVLPKEMGIQGLKVLNNETGQEEVIEADGLFVAIGHTPNTSFLGGQINTDAHGYIVVNPGTTETNIPGVFACGDVQDSKYRQAITAAGSGCMAAMDSEKFLEGSAIQDWSGILDQ; encoded by the coding sequence ATGTATAAATCAGTTATTATTGGTACCGGTCCTGCAGGATACACAGCAGCCATTTATCTTGCACGTGCTAATTTGAACCCTCTCATTATTGAAGGACTTCAGCCTGGTGGACAGTTAACCACAACGACCGAAATTGAGAACTTCCCGGGTTTTCCTGAAGGGATCATGGGTCCAGAATTAATGGATAACATGCGTAAACAAGCCGAACGTTTTGGAGCTGAGTTTAAATCCGGATTTGTAAGCGAAGTAGACTTCAGTCAACGACCTTTTAAACTCAAAATTGATGGCCAGCCTGAGATCGAAGCAGAATCCGTTATTATCTCCACTGGAGCATCAGCTAGATATCTCGGTATACCTAATGAGCAAGAATACGTCGGGCGTGGCGTGAGTACCTGTGCTACATGTGATGGATTCTTCTTCCGCGGTAAGAAAATCATTGTCGTAGGCGGTGGAGACTCTGCTATGGAGGAAGCTAACTTCTTAACTCGATTTGCTTCTGAAGTCGTATTAGTCCATCGTCGGGATGATTTAAGGGCCTCTAAAATTATGCAAGACCGGGCAAGATCAAACCCGAAAATAACGTTTGCCTTAAATCGAACACCAGTAGAAGTACTTCCCAAAGAAATGGGGATTCAAGGATTAAAAGTCCTTAATAATGAAACGGGACAAGAAGAAGTGATTGAGGCGGACGGATTATTTGTCGCTATTGGACACACGCCCAATACCTCTTTCCTAGGTGGACAAATCAATACGGACGCTCATGGATACATTGTTGTAAATCCAGGAACGACAGAAACCAATATCCCAGGTGTTTTTGCTTGTGGAGACGTACAGGACTCTAAGTACCGTCAAGCGATCACCGCTGCAGGATCAGGTTGTATGGCTGCTATGGATTCTGAAAAATTCCTGGAGGGTTCGGCCATACAGGACTGGAGCGGCATTCTAGATCAATAA
- a CDS encoding arsinothricin resistance N-acetyltransferase ArsN1 family A, whose protein sequence is MEIRIRPAIESDARGIMEIYNYSIVVERNATFDTIPKTLEDRTQWIRSQGDRYPIVVAELNDQIIGWASVSSYRTRECYQGVGEFSVYVHKDFRKQNLGYKLLDQLIKVCKDAGYWKLLSRIFTFNQGSRKLCERCGFREVGIYEKHAKLGDDWLDVVIVEKIISENLI, encoded by the coding sequence ATGGAGATACGTATTCGACCTGCAATCGAAAGTGATGCTCGAGGTATTATGGAGATCTATAATTACTCAATCGTAGTTGAGAGAAATGCAACCTTTGATACAATACCTAAAACGTTAGAAGATCGAACCCAGTGGATACGATCCCAAGGGGATCGGTATCCCATTGTAGTTGCAGAATTGAATGACCAGATTATTGGCTGGGCCTCTGTGTCCAGTTACCGGACAAGGGAGTGTTATCAAGGGGTTGGAGAATTTTCTGTATATGTACATAAAGACTTTAGAAAGCAAAATTTAGGCTACAAGCTGCTTGATCAACTTATTAAGGTGTGCAAGGATGCAGGTTATTGGAAGCTGCTCTCTCGTATCTTCACCTTTAATCAAGGAAGCCGTAAACTATGTGAACGGTGTGGATTTAGAGAAGTTGGGATATATGAAAAACATGCGAAATTAGGGGATGATTGGCTCGATGTAGTCATAGTAGAGAAAATCATTTCCGAAAATCTAATCTAG
- a CDS encoding NAD(P)-binding domain-containing protein, with product MKEIQFTQVQNNCCASETNKDVVKTGGNPSSNLPVAIIGAGPIGLAAAAHLIERGENIIIFESGAEVGSHIKEWGHVQVFSPWQYNIDKAAARLLEKAGWERPDDDVLPTGKELLEQYLYPLSRLPEIESNIKLNAKVTAVSRKDMDKMKTLGRESQPFIVLVEENQLTTLYEAKAVVDATGTWGKANPVHSSGIWTKEEGDLKEHIYYGIPDINSRDGERFNGKKVAVIGGGHSAINSMLELSKDPNTKIFWIMRKSKVGNAYGGEDNDQLKARGALGSRIHRLVDQGRIKVFTPFHIHQLKQVDGKINITGTSLGEVKQVEGIDEIVVNTGSRPDFSFLGELRLSIDQSTESVETLAPLIDPNVHSCGTVRPHGEKELRHLEKNFYIVGMKSYGRAPTFLMATGYEQVRSIAAYLAGDYEGAEKVELELPETGVCSINNVSNQVEESCCSPTPAAKVSSCCS from the coding sequence ATGAAAGAAATCCAATTTACACAAGTTCAAAATAATTGTTGTGCTTCTGAAACCAACAAAGATGTCGTTAAAACGGGCGGTAACCCGTCATCCAATCTACCTGTAGCCATCATTGGTGCCGGACCAATCGGACTTGCCGCAGCAGCACACCTCATTGAAAGAGGAGAAAATATTATCATCTTTGAGTCTGGAGCTGAGGTGGGAAGTCATATTAAGGAATGGGGGCATGTACAAGTATTTTCCCCTTGGCAATACAACATCGATAAAGCAGCGGCTAGATTACTCGAGAAAGCGGGTTGGGAACGTCCAGATGATGATGTTTTACCAACTGGTAAAGAGCTTTTGGAGCAGTATCTTTACCCACTATCCCGTTTGCCTGAGATAGAATCCAACATAAAGCTGAATGCAAAAGTAACAGCAGTCAGCAGAAAAGATATGGACAAAATGAAGACCTTAGGGCGTGAAAGCCAGCCATTTATTGTTCTGGTGGAGGAAAACCAATTGACAACCCTGTATGAAGCAAAAGCAGTGGTTGATGCGACAGGCACTTGGGGGAAAGCGAATCCTGTCCATAGCAGTGGGATTTGGACGAAGGAAGAAGGAGATCTTAAAGAGCATATTTATTATGGCATCCCTGATATTAATAGCAGAGATGGTGAACGATTCAATGGTAAGAAAGTGGCGGTAATTGGAGGAGGGCATTCGGCAATTAACTCAATGCTGGAACTGTCTAAAGATCCAAATACAAAAATCTTTTGGATCATGCGAAAGAGTAAAGTAGGAAATGCGTATGGTGGGGAAGACAATGACCAACTGAAGGCTAGAGGAGCACTCGGAAGTCGAATTCATCGACTTGTAGATCAAGGTAGAATAAAGGTCTTTACACCATTCCATATTCATCAGTTGAAACAAGTGGATGGTAAAATCAACATTACCGGCACGAGTCTTGGTGAAGTAAAACAAGTTGAGGGCATAGATGAAATTGTTGTAAACACAGGAAGTCGTCCGGATTTCTCGTTCTTAGGCGAGCTGCGACTGAGTATCGATCAAAGTACGGAAAGTGTAGAGACTCTAGCTCCACTTATTGATCCTAATGTACACAGCTGTGGAACGGTTCGTCCACACGGGGAAAAAGAACTTCGGCATTTGGAAAAGAACTTCTATATTGTGGGCATGAAGAGCTACGGCCGAGCTCCAACCTTTCTTATGGCGACAGGCTATGAGCAGGTGAGATCCATTGCTGCATATCTGGCAGGGGATTACGAAGGAGCCGAAAAAGTGGAGTTGGAATTACCAGAGACGGGTGTATGCAGTATAAATAATGTATCCAATCAAGTTGAGGAGAGCTGCTGTTCTCCAACACCTGCTGCGAAAGTGTCTTCTTGTTGTAGCTAA